The window CCGTAGGAGCCGCCGTTACGGATGTGTTGGGCCATGGCTCGAAGTTCATCCGCTGTGAAGTCACGATTAAGCACGCGTTCGTAAATTATCCCTAATGCACCGCCAAGAAAGATCTTCAACTCAGTCTTATGGTCAATATCTGCATCGCCATCAGCGGTCAGCGCTATGGCAGTCCCACGGCTATCTGCGCCACGATTAAAGTCGGGACCGGTCCATCCGCCGGGAGATAGGTTTCCTGGGTTGTCTCGGTCTAAGGCTCTTGTTCGGAATTCACGAGCTTCTGCTTCCCGCTTGATCCTGTCCCAAACCTTCTCGATGTAATTTACGACCATGGTCTTCGCAGACTCGTACGCGTCCGAAGTTAAGTCGTCTAGGATAACTTCGATGACCTTATCTCGGATCTTTTTTACGCCGATTCTCCTGATAATCGATGCCGCTGGATTTTCCGGTGCAAAGTCCGGGTAACCTCCAAGTACATCCGCTTTTTCCATCTCCCGGGTAGCAACCGCCAGATTTACCTTGCCGTCTTTCAAGCTCCCAATGTGGACTGCCACCACTTTGCCGTCTTGCACTATGGGTGATCCTGACTGACCGGGCAGTGTGTCGAACGTATGCCGGTAGACACCGGCCTTAAGCGAGGTTACGTCAATTGCACCCTTGGTGGTCTCGACTAGGGACAGCGTCTTGAAGTCAAAGCCTATCAGTCGGGCCGAGCTACCGTTGGGTTGAACGGAGGCGAGTGGCAGAAAGTCTGGCGTCAGCTGCGACGACTTAAAGACCGCTACGTCAGACTTAACGCCACTCTGACTGAGACGCTCTAGCTTTCGGTAGCCATGCTTTTTAGTCCAGAACTGATACTGACCGTCAGACGTACCGGCCACTAGGCAGTGCGCTGCCGTAACTACTTCGTCAGCACTACTGGCAAATGCAGTGCAGAGCGCACTACCGTCCCCACTATGTAGAGTGCCTACTGCAGCGTTGATAGTTTGATCGGTAACAACCTGACGGTCGTCACCACCGATGATCGCCTTAGTGGACGATGTATTACGCTGGAGACAGCCTACTGTGGTCAGAGCGAGTAACAAACCAACAAGGTAGCGTGACGCGGACAATTGCATGATTGATCCCGTGACAGAGTGGTTAACTAACGTTCACGGGGATGGTCTGCAAATAGTTGGCCAACTGGCTAGTTAAGTAGGGGGAGGGGTGTAAGAAGCGGAAACTAGCGTTGAATCGTGGGGGAGGTGATGAGGGGGTGGGAGAGGGAGTGGTGGCAAGGGGGGTGACAGTTTGGGGGTGGGTGTAAGAGTGGTGGGCACTGGGCAAATTTCAATAAACTAAAGTCGGTACTCCCTGATTCGGTTTCTCCGCGGTCGATCGTACCTTGGACTAGTTAGCAGCTCGCTATGCTGTAAAGGCAGGAGCTGCTACTTACCTCATTGCACCTCTTTTAGTAGGCGCTCATACTTCTGCTAAGCACCCCGATCAGCTCCTGGCTGTTGTCGGCACTCGTGATCTTAATCGTGTAGTTAGCTGAAGCTGGGGGTACAATGTTGAACTTCGACCCTACCTCCTCCTTCACAGTGATCTTGTTACCTGCGTTACTGACGTACTCGACTGTCCACTTAACAGCACTTGGATTTACAACGCCGTTTGCGTCGAGCAGCGTCACCATGAAGTCTCTGGAGGTTTCCCCTTTGCGTATCGAATCCGACTGATAACTGTAAAAGGTCGTCAGGTTGCTGTCGTGCCAGTAAGCAAACTTTTTTGACGATACGGCGCTGTTTTCGCTACCCACCACATTATCGCTGGATTTGCATGATGGGCTAGACTCATTGTCGATTGACTGTCTCACCGCGTTTCCAAATACTTGGCCGCCACAATTTATTGATGACATCGTATTGAATAATAAGATTTTTCGTTCCCAAGCAGAAATTTGGGGTGTTCCCGTGGCAAAGCGATTGCTCCAAATCAAAAGACTTTCGCCCCCAAAATCATAGCTACCTGGTAAAATGTCGTTATCAAACATGATGTTCAGGTCCTGGTATCCTGTGCTCATATTTTGGGGAATCGGAAACTCAGAATGAGCAAAATAAAAGCCATTTACATTCATCAGTCCGCGCGTCGAATCACTTCGATCTGTTGCTGAAAAAGATCCCAAGACTCCGTCGATAACAATGTTGCTAAAGTAGCCTGCCATTGTCCAAGAAGCTCCTGTGGCTCCGGTGATCGTTAGATACTCGACTTTGGTCCCAGCGAAATAGGTGCCGTCGAGTTTAAAGGGGTTGATTGCGACACGGTTGCTGTAAGTATGAATGTTAAAGAATTCGAAACCACGCCACTTCATGTTGGTATCTTTGGTTTTAAAGTGAACGCGATTGTTCTCGTTGCCCATCACTTGGACTGTGTTCTTAAAAGACAACTTGTGATTACTGTGTAGTTGCACTTTAGGCTAGTACCCAGACCTATCTATTTCTTGAAATACTCTGACCACCCCTCTAGGAATGGCAAGTAATTCTAGAACATTTTTGCTACACCACTCCGCCCGGGCATAGGTGCCTGGATCAGAAGTTATGGAGGGGTGGAGCAGCCAGTGTAACAGCACCGACTGCTCCGGCAGATCAGGTGCTTGAACACTCTGACGTGCCTGTGGCTCAGGTAGCCGCTCAGGGCAAAGATTTCAATTGGATTCGTCCGAAATGCGGATGTGGCTACAAAATGGTGTGGGGCCATGGCTATGTCACACGGTTTTTCGAGGGATACGCCCTGCCGCTATGGCTGAAGCGCTACCGGTGCCCGGCGTGCGGCACTGTTTTTACAATGATACCGGCTGGTTTTGGCCGTCGCTATCAGTCGCCGGTAGCCACTATTTGGTCAGCCATCCGGGCTCGACTTACATGCCGCTGCTGGCCCAGGGGTCTGCCCCGGCAACGGGGCGGGCATTGGCTGCGTAAGTTTTTGGCTGTCTGTCGGATGGACTTCCCCGACGACGACCCGCTAAGGGTCTGGGACCGTCTTCGTGGCAACGGCATTCACCTTTTCTAGCAGGGATTAAACTGCAACTTTTTTCGACGCGGGCGACCCCACCATCTCTTGTCGGCGCACAATCGTGCAAACAAAGGTAGCCAACTTCTCGCATCACTGACGGCAATGAGGCCGATCAGACACGGGAGGAATTTGTCGTGAGAGACGGCAACGATTTGGCGATGAAGGTGGCAACATTTAGGTTTGGCGTGATCGCTGATTTTGTAACGGGCATGCGTATGCAGTACGGCGAGAAGGAGCGCCTATTGGCCGAGAAATCACTAAAAGTTTACGAAATCCCTGGCTCACTGCGTACGAGAGTGACGCGGGCTAGTATGATCTCCTGGATGACGGCCTACCGTAAGGGCGGTTACCGGATTGAAGCGCTTTGTCCTAAGGCGCGCGTCGATAAAGGCGGCTTTCGTAGTCTCAGTACACCGGTCCGCATGGAGATAAAGCGTCTTAAGCAGGAAAATGCGTATTATACGGTGCCCGTGATCATCAAGAAGTTACGCCACAGCAAAGTGATTGGCCCCGATGAGCCTGTCAATAAAGCAACGATTTACCGTTTTATACGTACGGAATGCCAACCAACTAGCCCCGACGAAGGCGTCGATCGGCGTCGGTTTGAAGCCGAGCACTCGAATGAAATCTGGCAAAGTGATCTACTACATGGCCCAATGGTGCGAGTCGATGGCTCAACTAGCCTCAAAAAAGCCTATCTGATGGCGATTATCGATGACCATTCGCGACTCATTGTCTTTGCCAGGT of the Deltaproteobacteria bacterium genome contains:
- a CDS encoding transposase family protein, whose translation is MRDGNDLAMKVATFRFGVIADFVTGMRMQYGEKERLLAEKSLKVYEIPGSLRTRVTRASMISWMTAYRKGGYRIEALCPKARVDKGGFRSLSTPVRMEIKRLKQENAYYTVPVIIKKLRHSKVIGPDEPVNKATIYRFIRTECQPTSPDEGVDRRRFEAEHSNEIWQSDLLHGPMVRVDGSTSLKKAYLMAIIDDHSRLIVFAR
- a CDS encoding trypsin-like serine protease; translated protein: MQLSASRYLVGLLLALTTVGCLQRNTSSTKAIIGGDDRQVVTDQTINAAVGTLHSGDGSALCTAFASSADEVVTAAHCLVAGTSDGQYQFWTKKHGYRKLERLSQSGVKSDVAVFKSSQLTPDFLPLASVQPNGSSARLIGFDFKTLSLVETTKGAIDVTSLKAGVYRHTFDTLPGQSGSPIVQDGKVVAVHIGSLKDGKVNLAVATREMEKADVLGGYPDFAPENPAASIIRRIGVKKIRDKVIEVILDDLTSDAYESAKTMVVNYIEKVWDRIKREAEAREFRTRALDRDNPGNLSPGGWTGPDFNRGADSRGTAIALTADGDADIDHKTELKIFLGGALGIIYERVLNRDFTADELRAMAQHIRNGGSYGFLKATVLKKLPINERHGNNGTVSCDTFCAERRFTDAPGSCVSAKISTTGRGVHCSEVPGFVDGGELTCSCLGDGFSKPGNNGTVSCRDFCWGEQWGAVGNCLAAYKGDSISCDTASGSPQDCVCGGFTQ